Part of the Verrucomicrobiia bacterium genome, GACTTGATCGGCGCCGGGGCCAAGTTGTTTACCAGTTTATATCGGGCTTATTGGAGCCTGGATGCCTCCCTGGTGGAAATCAATCCGCTGTGCATCGTGGAAACGCCGGAGGGCAAGGAGGCCCTGGTGTGTGTGGATGCGAAGATCGGGTTCGATGACAATGCGTTGTATCGGCATGAGAACGTGGCCGCCATGCGGGATTTCGCCGAGGAATCGCCCCTGGAGACGGAGGCCAGCCGGTACAATCTGAATTACATCAAACTCGATGGCAACATCGCCTGCATGGTCAACGGCGCCGGCCTGGCCATGGCCACCATGGATATTATCCAACATTATGGCGGCATGCCGGCCAACTTCCTGGATGTGGGCGGCGGCGCGAGCAAGGAGCAGGTCATGGCGGCGTTCAAGATCATTTTGAGCGATCCCAACGTGAAGGCCATTCTCATCAACATCTTTGGCGGCATCATGGACTGCAATACGATTGCCGAGGGGGTCATTGGCGCGGTCCGCGAGACCGGCCTGCGGCTGCCGCTGGTGGTGCGGCTGGAGGGCAACAATGCCGACTTGGGCCGCAAAAAACTGGCCGAGTCCGGTTTGTCTCTGATCCCGGCCACCTCGATGGCCGATGCCGCCCAAAAAGTGGTGGGCTGTTTGAAGAACTGAAGCATCAACCCGGCAAAGATTTGAATTGTTATGGCCATTTTGATTCAACCCGATACGAAGATCATCATTCAGGGCATTACCGGCAGTTTTGGCGCCCGGCATGCCCAGTTGTCCCTTGATTACGGCACCCAGGTGGTGGCCGGTGTGACCCCGGGCAAGGGCGGACAAATGTTTGCCAACAAGGTGCCGATATTTGACACCGTGGCCGAGGCCTCCCGGGCCACGGGGGCCAAGGTCTCGGCCATCTTTGTGCCGCCAGCCTTTGCGGCGGATGCCATTCTGGAGGCAGTGGATGCCGGGCTGGAATTGGTGGTCTGCATTACGGAGGGCATTCCGATCAATGACATGGTCAAGGTCAAGGCGGCCATGCAAGGCAAGCCCACGCGCTTG contains:
- the sucC gene encoding ADP-forming succinate--CoA ligase subunit beta; the protein is MNIHEYQAKQLLAQYGVAVPPGEPCKTPEQVRTAAQKLLDAGYRAVVVKSQIHAGGRGKGVFKNGLQGGVKVVQSAEEAFERARAMLGNTLVTKQTGPEGRVVNTLLVEGAAKIKKEFYLAALLDRAQGRPIMMASTEGGMDIEEVAAKTPGKIFKETIDPMVGMMPYQGRKVAVALGLKGDLIGAGAKLFTSLYRAYWSLDASLVEINPLCIVETPEGKEALVCVDAKIGFDDNALYRHENVAAMRDFAEESPLETEASRYNLNYIKLDGNIACMVNGAGLAMATMDIIQHYGGMPANFLDVGGGASKEQVMAAFKIILSDPNVKAILINIFGGIMDCNTIAEGVIGAVRETGLRLPLVVRLEGNNADLGRKKLAESGLSLIPATSMADAAQKVVGCLKN